The following coding sequences are from one Clostridia bacterium window:
- a CDS encoding GGDEF domain-containing protein: protein MRRSIVAEIAGAEPAEVARALCYAAARATGAPGAALYVWEDNRWRLRARVGEAGQDGVAADIAAVIAGGPALTAQVWGARVALVLASPGELSPALEADLTDGARWAAAAEAYRCAVASRDPHVDPVTGLPNREAFAARLAQEVARATRAGRPLALACFALRGLARAAAEVPEAEPRFARALVAATREGDVVFRLGPEEFAVVLPGADADGAGRMAVRALLRLREAAGAGPAVRASAGAADVPGDAHDAPGLRAAAQHALYLAELAGGDCVRLAGLPGPVAVEEESR, encoded by the coding sequence GTGCGGCGGTCGATCGTCGCGGAGATCGCGGGGGCTGAGCCCGCGGAGGTCGCGCGGGCGCTCTGCTACGCGGCCGCGCGGGCCACAGGGGCGCCGGGCGCGGCGCTGTACGTCTGGGAGGACAACCGCTGGCGCCTGCGCGCGCGCGTGGGCGAGGCCGGTCAGGACGGCGTCGCGGCGGACATCGCCGCCGTCATCGCCGGCGGCCCGGCGCTGACGGCCCAGGTCTGGGGCGCGCGGGTGGCGCTGGTGCTGGCGTCGCCGGGCGAGCTTTCGCCGGCGTTGGAGGCGGACCTGACGGACGGCGCGCGCTGGGCGGCCGCGGCAGAGGCCTATCGCTGCGCCGTCGCATCACGCGACCCGCACGTTGATCCCGTCACCGGGCTGCCGAATCGCGAGGCCTTCGCCGCGCGCCTGGCGCAGGAAGTGGCGCGCGCCACACGCGCGGGGCGGCCGCTGGCGCTCGCCTGCTTCGCCCTGCGGGGTCTCGCGCGCGCGGCGGCGGAGGTGCCCGAAGCGGAGCCGCGCTTCGCCCGGGCGTTGGTCGCCGCGACGAGAGAGGGGGACGTCGTGTTCCGGCTCGGGCCGGAGGAGTTCGCCGTGGTGTTGCCGGGCGCCGACGCGGACGGCGCCGGGCGGATGGCCGTGCGCGCCCTCCTGCGCCTTCGCGAGGCCGCTGGCGCCGGTCCGGCCGTTCGCGCCAGCGCCGGCGCGGCCGATGTCCCGGGCGACGCCCACGACGCGCCCGGCCTCAGGGCGGCCGCCCAGCATGCGCTGTACCTGGCCGAGCTGGCCGGCGGGGATTGCGTGCGGCTGGCCGGCCTGCCTGGACCCGTGGCGGTCGAGGAGGAGTCGAGATGA
- a CDS encoding helix-turn-helix transcriptional regulator produces the protein MPGPRRFTELERSVTGISPRTLTQRLRALQDDGLIERVAYAESPPRVEYKLTPMGRELIPIIEMMRAYGQRWLCPREEREPARARRNSPGSRPTAP, from the coding sequence ATGCCGGGTCCCCGCCGCTTCACGGAGCTCGAGCGCTCCGTGACCGGCATCAGCCCGCGCACCCTGACGCAGCGCCTGCGAGCCCTGCAGGACGACGGCCTGATCGAGCGCGTCGCGTACGCGGAGTCGCCGCCGCGCGTGGAGTACAAGCTGACGCCCATGGGCCGCGAGCTGATCCCGATCATCGAGATGATGCGCGCCTACGGCCAGCGCTGGCTGTGCCCACGGGAAGAACGCGAGCCGGCGCGGGCTAGGCGCAATAGTCCAGGATCACGTCCCACAGCACCTTGA
- a CDS encoding M20/M25/M40 family metallo-hydrolase, with translation MSDWSSVAKDCAHRLSRLLRFDTSNPPGNELACLADLAETLREAGIETQLFESAPGRGNLLAEIPANADDALPSSEALLLMGHVDVVPAEAELWTHPPFAGDIADGCVWGRGALDMKHLVAMWTELALLIRRRGVRLRRPIKLMFNADEEAGGEYGAGWMVRHHLDRIRAAVALNEGGGEGLELGGVTYFTYQPAEKAPCAFDLIARGRPGHGSVPTDDNAVAWLSRALVALSETETPLRVTEPVRAFVEGLAAGQPEPYRSVLLGTLDPESHAASLAAIPDAYQRATLHALLHDTITPTMLEAGSRVNVIPSTARATCDCRIVPGQTPEGIAAWVREILASRGLLDHVEVRFRRAATPVASPVEAPIVDSMRRALQRHAPGSRLVPTMLTGGTDGSWLRPAGIPTYGFAPLLPGEAHETVHGIDERIRIASLEFGLKVLWDVILDYCA, from the coding sequence ATGTCGGACTGGTCATCCGTCGCGAAGGATTGCGCGCATCGGCTCAGCCGGCTGCTGCGCTTTGACACCAGCAACCCCCCGGGCAACGAGCTCGCGTGTCTCGCCGATCTGGCGGAGACGCTGCGGGAGGCCGGCATCGAGACGCAGCTGTTCGAGTCCGCACCCGGGCGCGGCAACCTGCTCGCCGAGATCCCCGCCAACGCGGACGACGCGCTCCCGTCGTCGGAGGCCCTGCTGCTCATGGGGCACGTCGACGTCGTCCCCGCGGAGGCGGAGCTCTGGACCCACCCGCCGTTCGCAGGGGACATCGCGGACGGTTGCGTGTGGGGCCGGGGCGCCCTCGACATGAAGCACCTCGTCGCCATGTGGACGGAGCTCGCCCTGTTGATCCGCCGGCGGGGCGTGCGCCTTCGCCGGCCGATCAAGCTCATGTTCAACGCGGACGAGGAGGCGGGGGGCGAGTATGGCGCCGGCTGGATGGTGCGCCATCACCTGGACCGCATCCGCGCGGCCGTCGCGCTGAATGAGGGCGGGGGCGAGGGGCTTGAGTTGGGCGGCGTGACCTACTTTACGTACCAGCCGGCGGAGAAGGCCCCGTGCGCCTTCGACCTGATCGCGCGCGGCCGGCCCGGGCACGGGTCCGTGCCCACGGACGACAACGCGGTCGCCTGGCTCAGCCGGGCCCTCGTCGCGCTTTCCGAGACGGAGACGCCCCTGCGCGTGACGGAGCCGGTGCGCGCGTTCGTGGAAGGCCTCGCGGCGGGGCAACCGGAGCCCTACCGCAGCGTCCTGCTCGGCACGCTGGACCCGGAGAGCCACGCGGCGTCGCTCGCCGCGATCCCCGATGCGTACCAGCGCGCCACGCTCCACGCGCTGCTGCACGACACGATCACGCCGACGATGCTCGAGGCCGGCAGCCGCGTCAACGTGATCCCGTCGACGGCCCGGGCCACGTGCGACTGCCGCATCGTCCCGGGGCAGACGCCCGAGGGGATCGCGGCGTGGGTGCGCGAGATCCTCGCCTCGCGCGGGCTTCTGGATCACGTGGAGGTGCGGTTCCGGCGCGCGGCCACGCCCGTCGCCTCCCCGGTGGAGGCGCCGATCGTGGACAGCATGCGGCGCGCGCTCCAGCGCCACGCGCCGGGAAGCCGGCTCGTGCCGACGATGCTCACCGGCGGCACCGACGGCTCCTGGCTGCGTCCGGCCGGCATCCCCACGTACGGCTTCGCGCCGCTGCTGCCGGGCGAGGCCCACGAGACGGTGCACGGCATCGACGAGCGCATCCGCATCGCGAGCCTGGAGTTCGGCCTCAAGGTGCTGTGGGACGTGATCCTGGACTATTGCGCCTAG
- a CDS encoding diguanylate cyclase, whose product MRRLHALPGDVSRLGHAIDLLRRLKDVAEGSGWVQVVCADIDGLARFNEEKGFASGNRAVGELAALMRDLAPSGSTYRFGGDEFYWLRVLPAPEPGGLVRLADRLRRDFAARMRRLGYDLTVSAGAYEVRAPTSAARLLGAPHHALSRAKEQGGNRLVDATVVDDVPESAYALVDDLIRRIDESVRAMETARAEAATDAISGLPNHRAGRAALERLASSAAAGGEPFALIFIDGDGLRAYNELGYEAGNRMIRDLAAVLRQGLRAHDVLARWLSGDEFLVLLPGSDVAAAVGVAERLRRSVEETTRSWPIPVTISAAVAACPAHGVSSDELLRRLYEAGHRAKQEGKNRVVVAEPPRAGEAPA is encoded by the coding sequence GTGAGAAGGCTGCACGCCCTCCCGGGTGACGTTTCGCGCCTCGGACATGCCATCGACCTGCTCCGCCGGCTGAAGGACGTGGCCGAGGGGAGCGGCTGGGTGCAGGTCGTCTGCGCCGACATCGACGGGCTTGCGCGGTTCAACGAGGAGAAGGGGTTCGCCTCGGGAAACCGTGCAGTCGGCGAGCTGGCGGCGCTGATGCGCGATCTCGCGCCAAGCGGTTCCACCTATCGCTTCGGCGGGGACGAGTTTTACTGGCTGCGCGTTCTTCCCGCTCCGGAACCGGGGGGGCTGGTCCGGCTCGCCGACCGCCTGCGCCGGGACTTCGCCGCGCGCATGCGGCGGCTGGGGTACGATTTGACGGTCTCCGCGGGCGCTTACGAGGTCCGGGCGCCCACGAGCGCCGCACGGCTGCTCGGCGCGCCGCACCACGCCCTGAGCCGCGCGAAAGAGCAGGGCGGCAACCGGCTCGTGGACGCGACGGTCGTCGACGACGTGCCGGAGTCCGCGTACGCGCTGGTCGACGACCTCATCCGCCGCATCGACGAAAGCGTCCGCGCCATGGAGACCGCGCGCGCGGAGGCGGCCACCGACGCCATCAGCGGCCTGCCGAACCATCGCGCCGGTCGCGCCGCGCTCGAGCGTTTGGCCAGCAGCGCGGCGGCCGGCGGCGAGCCCTTCGCGCTGATCTTCATCGATGGGGACGGGCTGCGCGCGTACAACGAGCTCGGCTACGAGGCGGGCAATCGCATGATCCGCGACCTCGCCGCTGTTCTGCGGCAGGGCCTGCGCGCGCACGACGTGCTGGCGCGGTGGCTGTCCGGCGACGAGTTCCTGGTGCTGCTGCCTGGAAGCGATGTCGCCGCCGCCGTGGGCGTCGCCGAGCGGCTGCGTCGCTCCGTCGAGGAGACCACGCGGAGCTGGCCCATCCCCGTCACGATCTCCGCGGCCGTCGCCGCCTGTCCCGCCCACGGCGTCTCCAGCGACGAGCTCCTGCGCCGGCTGTACGAGGCCGGCCATCGGGCGAAGCAGGAGGGCAAGAACCGCGTCGTCGTCGCGGAGCCTCCTCGCGCCGGCGAGGCGCCGGCCTAG
- a CDS encoding cysteine hydrolase, giving the protein MDRADGEASARWLEFGAALDDWFARLPERSWSELAPHGGARVAVCVIDMLNGFAREGALASPRVEALVAPVVELVEGAAARGARIVAVQDCHPRDAVEFSAYPPHCLEGTSEAEAVAELERLPAYRNALCVRKNNLCGLWAGDWHRELVAGGVDTFVLCGDCTDLCVNYLAMPLRLWANERNLPLRIVVPAEAVDTFDIPVRGSAPGEAAAPGHPGDVFHRLFLYHMAQNGVDVVRRVTF; this is encoded by the coding sequence GTGGATCGCGCGGATGGAGAGGCGAGCGCCCGCTGGTTGGAGTTCGGCGCCGCCCTTGACGACTGGTTCGCGCGTCTCCCGGAGAGAAGCTGGTCGGAGCTCGCGCCGCACGGCGGGGCCAGGGTGGCGGTCTGCGTGATCGACATGCTGAACGGCTTCGCGAGGGAGGGCGCGCTGGCGTCTCCCAGGGTTGAAGCGCTCGTGGCGCCCGTGGTCGAGCTCGTCGAAGGCGCCGCCGCGCGCGGCGCGAGGATCGTCGCCGTGCAGGACTGCCACCCGCGCGACGCCGTCGAGTTCAGCGCCTACCCGCCGCACTGCCTGGAGGGAACGTCCGAGGCGGAGGCCGTGGCGGAACTGGAGCGCCTGCCCGCATACCGGAACGCGCTGTGCGTCCGCAAGAACAACCTCTGCGGGCTGTGGGCGGGCGACTGGCACCGCGAGCTCGTCGCGGGCGGCGTGGACACCTTCGTGCTGTGCGGGGACTGCACGGACCTGTGCGTGAACTACCTCGCCATGCCGCTGCGCCTTTGGGCGAACGAGCGAAACCTTCCGCTGCGGATCGTGGTCCCGGCCGAAGCGGTGGACACGTTCGACATCCCGGTACGGGGATCCGCGCCCGGAGAGGCTGCGGCGCCCGGCCATCCCGGCGACGTCTTCCACCGCCTGTTCCTGTACCACATGGCGCAGAACGGCGTGGACGTCGTCCGGCGCGTGACGTTCTAG
- a CDS encoding M42 family metallopeptidase: MRRYLKPLGDELLTDNLGSVVARKRGTADEPRVVILGHMDEVGFLVSQITEQGFLRFQTLGGWWEQVMLAQRVAVQTRKGEVIGVVGSKPPHILPAEERKKPVEKKDMFIDIGARSREEAEAFGVRPGDAVVPICPYTPLANPDMLLAKAWDNRAGCAIAVRVLEALQHEAHPNTVFAGATVQEEVGLRGAQTIANKVQPHVGIVLDVAIAGDTPGVKPEEAAAELGKGPVLLLYDASMVPHTGLRNFVIDTAEAAGIPLQFQVLPGGGTDAGRVHLTGAGAPSVALGVATRYIHSAAGIVHRKDLDDLTRLVVELVKRLDAKTLERLLAD; the protein is encoded by the coding sequence ATGCGCCGTTACCTGAAGCCCTTGGGCGACGAGCTCCTCACGGACAACCTGGGGAGCGTCGTCGCGCGGAAGCGCGGCACGGCCGACGAGCCGCGCGTGGTCATCCTCGGCCACATGGATGAAGTCGGATTCCTCGTCAGCCAGATCACCGAGCAGGGGTTCCTGCGGTTCCAGACGCTCGGGGGCTGGTGGGAGCAGGTGATGCTGGCGCAGCGCGTCGCGGTCCAGACGCGCAAGGGAGAGGTCATCGGCGTCGTCGGCTCGAAGCCGCCGCACATCCTGCCCGCCGAAGAACGCAAGAAGCCTGTGGAGAAGAAGGACATGTTCATCGACATCGGCGCGCGGAGCCGGGAGGAGGCGGAAGCGTTCGGCGTCCGCCCCGGCGATGCCGTGGTGCCGATCTGCCCGTACACGCCGCTGGCCAACCCCGACATGCTGCTCGCCAAGGCGTGGGACAACCGCGCCGGCTGTGCCATCGCCGTCCGCGTGCTGGAGGCCCTCCAGCATGAGGCGCACCCGAACACCGTGTTCGCAGGCGCCACCGTCCAGGAGGAAGTGGGGCTGCGCGGCGCCCAGACCATCGCGAACAAGGTGCAGCCGCACGTCGGCATCGTGCTCGACGTGGCCATCGCCGGCGACACGCCCGGCGTGAAGCCGGAGGAGGCGGCGGCGGAGCTCGGCAAGGGTCCGGTGCTGCTTCTGTATGACGCGTCGATGGTGCCCCACACGGGGCTGCGCAACTTCGTCATCGACACGGCGGAGGCGGCCGGGATTCCGCTGCAGTTCCAGGTGCTGCCCGGCGGCGGAACGGATGCCGGCCGGGTGCACCTGACCGGTGCCGGCGCGCCGAGCGTGGCGCTGGGCGTGGCCACGCGCTACATCCACAGCGCGGCGGGGATCGTGCACCGCAAGGACCTCGACGACCTCACCCGGCTCGTGGTCGAGCTCGTGAAGCGGCTGGACGCGAAGACGCTGGAGCGGTTGCTCGCGGACTAG
- a CDS encoding DNA-3-methyladenine glycosylase 2 family protein — protein MILSATGGLNLDRMRARMRLGKNEDWTFLRDGSIVRSLRLPAPGSGMSSAQGAPRLVRLIPDGDGVIRSLRVLTDARDADEEARLARAAAHCLSLDQDLTWFYACVEGDRRLAALARRYRGLRVLRDANLFESVIKSIIGQQVSVDFAGRLVHRLRVLAGEVRTLPSAWPDPEHTEGTATRAVPVFPTPDKIAALSVQDLTARQFSRTKAEYVIGFADAVASGRLDLDALARLPDEAFVAKLTALRGIGRWTAECALMFGLGRPDVLPAADLGLRKAVRHVFGLDELPGEAQVRRLAEAWRPHRSLATLYLWETLRDAV, from the coding sequence GTGATCCTCTCCGCGACGGGCGGCTTGAATCTCGACCGGATGCGGGCGCGCATGCGGCTGGGCAAGAACGAGGACTGGACGTTTCTGAGGGACGGTTCCATCGTGCGGAGCCTGCGCCTGCCGGCGCCGGGCTCCGGGATGTCGTCCGCCCAGGGCGCGCCGCGCCTCGTGCGCCTGATCCCGGACGGGGACGGCGTCATCCGCTCGCTCCGCGTCCTCACCGACGCCCGCGATGCGGACGAGGAGGCCAGGCTGGCGCGCGCCGCCGCCCACTGCCTGTCGCTGGACCAGGATCTTACGTGGTTTTACGCGTGCGTGGAGGGCGATCGGCGCCTGGCCGCCCTGGCGCGCCGGTACCGCGGGCTTCGTGTGCTGAGGGACGCGAATCTGTTCGAGTCCGTGATCAAGTCGATCATCGGCCAGCAGGTGAGCGTCGACTTCGCGGGGCGGCTGGTCCACCGCCTTCGCGTCCTCGCCGGCGAGGTCCGCACGCTCCCATCCGCCTGGCCGGACCCCGAACACACGGAGGGCACGGCCACCAGGGCCGTGCCCGTCTTCCCCACTCCTGACAAGATCGCCGCGCTGTCGGTGCAGGACCTGACCGCGCGCCAGTTCAGCCGCACGAAGGCGGAATACGTGATCGGCTTCGCGGACGCCGTGGCCTCTGGACGCCTCGACCTCGACGCCCTTGCGCGGCTGCCCGATGAGGCGTTCGTTGCCAAGCTGACCGCCCTGCGCGGCATCGGCCGGTGGACGGCGGAATGCGCCCTCATGTTCGGACTGGGCCGGCCGGACGTCCTGCCGGCGGCGGACCTGGGGCTGCGCAAGGCCGTGCGGCACGTGTTCGGCCTCGACGAGCTGCCCGGCGAGGCCCAGGTCCGCCGGCTGGCGGAGGCATGGCGGCCGCACCGCAGCCTGGCCACGCTGTACCTCTGGGAGACGCTGCGCGACGCCGTCTAG
- a CDS encoding DUF3488 domain-containing protein has translation MVETGSRWPWRAWALASGTVVGVLAAAFLGWSGPAAWALAVAVSLVAATLGTWIATPGRGALAAAAALVGAAVAAAAAGGPLVVWKQAADAWVSFSGRPTPGSAADVAVVAGLVAWAGGRLGRGGPHVAALGPAVAATLAFWAAGGPGAAVAVWVLVPAWLAARTWGAGPLRRVIAVAAVAVAAPAAALAASLPVSYVPATADAVDAWMRRHIPWVDRLEGARLGYTTWATFGARMTSPNDMPVEYLGGPFVPTSIPVLSVWANVPPGGPDTLYLRGAVRDVYDGRSWRLASRSSPADDVTNPDTLGAVVRIRIRTLSSGDRVLFAPLYSRVERLSDSRVLRPAPGHTLVPDRPLDRDMTYQLLSFVPWPWPGATNPPAGLSYGFAADPFGPRLSVDDLADDVRLPPNLPDRVRALAARVTEGRATTFGKAFAVMAYLQRYTYAQDPPLPARGHDFVDDFLFVSKRGYCTSFASAMVVMLRAVGVPARYVEGYRVPLAGAVDTPDGKHVVVREGQAHAWVEVYDVALGAWLTFDPTPAAPLDRNAGVAAGGAGGTSSSGDESQLELEEKRSRTQRVSPPAESSEPVPAPSGTQAALPAWARWGAVVADDPPRTATLAGLSAAILLAAAAGARLAALRHRWLRRAGAAGWAGVYALTSAALKALGYARRPSQSPLAFLRAVGRDEHDVAGDLERLGRAYEAHRYGRRRGDAPEAEVQRAAQALWRVLRPVLRRRLGPVRLWAIEAATAAHASASRESPVPETAGRRLREGEGA, from the coding sequence TTGGTTGAGACCGGCTCGCGCTGGCCGTGGCGCGCCTGGGCCCTGGCGTCCGGCACGGTGGTTGGCGTCCTGGCCGCCGCGTTTCTCGGCTGGTCCGGCCCAGCCGCCTGGGCTCTCGCTGTTGCCGTCTCCCTCGTCGCGGCGACGCTCGGCACGTGGATCGCCACCCCGGGACGCGGCGCGCTCGCAGCGGCCGCCGCCCTCGTGGGCGCTGCCGTCGCGGCCGCCGCCGCCGGCGGCCCGCTGGTCGTCTGGAAGCAGGCGGCAGACGCGTGGGTCTCGTTCTCCGGACGTCCCACGCCCGGCAGCGCGGCCGACGTGGCCGTCGTCGCCGGGCTCGTCGCGTGGGCCGGCGGCCGCCTGGGCCGCGGCGGACCGCACGTCGCCGCCCTCGGTCCGGCGGTCGCCGCCACGCTGGCCTTTTGGGCGGCGGGCGGCCCCGGCGCCGCCGTCGCCGTGTGGGTGCTCGTGCCGGCGTGGCTGGCGGCCCGGACCTGGGGCGCCGGACCGCTGCGCCGGGTCATCGCCGTCGCCGCCGTGGCCGTCGCTGCGCCGGCGGCCGCCCTGGCTGCGTCGCTGCCCGTGAGCTACGTCCCTGCCACGGCGGACGCCGTCGACGCCTGGATGCGCCGTCACATTCCGTGGGTGGACCGCCTCGAAGGGGCGCGCCTGGGCTACACGACCTGGGCCACGTTCGGCGCGCGCATGACCAGCCCGAACGACATGCCCGTCGAGTATTTGGGCGGACCGTTCGTGCCGACCTCGATCCCCGTGCTGTCGGTGTGGGCAAACGTGCCTCCGGGCGGACCCGACACGCTGTACTTGCGCGGCGCCGTGCGCGACGTGTACGACGGCCGCTCGTGGCGCCTGGCCTCGCGGTCCTCGCCCGCCGACGACGTCACGAACCCCGACACGCTGGGCGCGGTGGTGCGCATCCGGATCCGGACGCTGTCCTCGGGTGACCGCGTGCTGTTCGCCCCGCTGTACAGCCGGGTCGAGCGGCTCTCCGACTCCCGAGTCCTGCGGCCGGCTCCGGGCCACACGCTGGTGCCGGATCGCCCGCTCGATCGCGACATGACGTATCAGCTGCTGAGCTTCGTCCCCTGGCCGTGGCCCGGCGCGACGAATCCGCCGGCCGGGCTCTCCTACGGGTTCGCGGCAGATCCGTTCGGGCCCCGCCTGAGTGTGGACGATCTCGCCGACGACGTGCGCCTGCCGCCGAACCTTCCCGACCGCGTTCGCGCGCTCGCCGCACGGGTGACGGAAGGCCGCGCGACCACGTTCGGGAAGGCCTTCGCGGTCATGGCGTACCTTCAGCGGTACACCTATGCCCAGGACCCGCCGCTCCCCGCCCGGGGGCATGACTTCGTCGACGACTTCCTGTTCGTGAGCAAGCGGGGCTACTGCACCTCGTTCGCCAGCGCGATGGTCGTCATGCTGCGCGCCGTCGGGGTGCCCGCCCGGTACGTGGAGGGCTATCGCGTGCCGCTCGCCGGCGCGGTGGACACGCCGGACGGAAAGCATGTCGTCGTCCGGGAGGGGCAGGCGCACGCCTGGGTCGAGGTCTACGACGTGGCGCTCGGCGCCTGGCTGACGTTCGACCCGACGCCCGCCGCCCCGCTCGACCGCAACGCGGGGGTCGCGGCGGGAGGCGCTGGCGGCACGAGCAGCTCCGGGGACGAATCGCAGTTGGAGCTCGAGGAAAAGCGGAGCCGCACGCAGCGCGTCTCGCCGCCGGCGGAGTCGTCGGAGCCCGTGCCGGCGCCGTCCGGAACGCAGGCTGCGCTCCCCGCGTGGGCCCGCTGGGGGGCGGTGGTCGCTGACGATCCGCCACGCACGGCCACGCTCGCCGGCCTCTCCGCCGCGATCCTGCTCGCCGCGGCGGCCGGCGCGCGCCTGGCTGCGCTCCGGCACCGCTGGTTGCGCCGGGCGGGCGCGGCCGGCTGGGCCGGCGTCTACGCGCTGACATCCGCGGCCCTGAAGGCGCTCGGCTACGCCCGCCGCCCCTCACAGTCGCCGCTCGCGTTCCTTCGCGCCGTCGGCCGGGACGAGCACGACGTGGCCGGGGACCTTGAGCGGCTGGGGCGGGCTTATGAAGCGCACCGCTACGGCCGCCGCCGCGGGGACGCGCCGGAGGCCGAGGTCCAGCGCGCGGCTCAGGCCCTTTGGCGGGTCCTGCGACCCGTGCTGCGCCGGCGCCTGGGGCCCGTGCGCCTCTGGGCCATTGAGGCCGCCACCGCGGCGCACGCCAGCGCCTCGCGGGAGTCGCCCGTGCCCGAGACGGCCGGACGGCGGCTGCGGGAGGGCGAGGGCGCGTGA
- a CDS encoding DUF58 domain-containing protein gives MASRGFALLTAGAVAFAAVFGGDAPLTLAYWLGGLYVFAFVWVAASALGVRVAVAAGAPRVLCRGQTASLRVEAWSRWPWPVTCTVRWAPGRWEEPAGAAGPEDAPTVCVVPPGRTAAVRVETNPLPRGVHPWPAIDVEWRDPFGLLAAQRRLTAAGRIVVGPQRRRVPRGSETARRVGAAAGTQPLAAPPDFTQWYGIRPFRDGDDRRLIHWRTSARRGRPHVLEFQRAWARGVALAVDPDPDGRLDAWEAAIDAVYSWGVFALERGMPVWLWQPRAATQEAPMAGVIAITSEAQLAEALAELRPHRDPRFVRRLASIAETAPRPALVIVGAASLVPARAREWARLAPEWPPLVLMTFDGRPRSATSAFTHEAFAGAEAFGPAWPEDAENAGEEATAIG, from the coding sequence TTGGCGTCCCGCGGGTTCGCTCTCCTGACCGCCGGTGCCGTCGCGTTCGCGGCCGTCTTCGGCGGGGACGCGCCGCTGACCCTTGCGTATTGGCTGGGCGGGCTGTACGTGTTCGCCTTCGTGTGGGTGGCGGCGTCGGCGCTGGGCGTGCGCGTCGCGGTGGCGGCGGGGGCGCCGCGCGTGTTGTGTCGCGGCCAGACGGCGTCCTTGCGCGTCGAAGCGTGGTCGCGCTGGCCTTGGCCGGTGACGTGCACGGTCCGCTGGGCGCCCGGCCGGTGGGAAGAACCCGCCGGGGCCGCCGGACCGGAAGACGCGCCCACGGTGTGCGTGGTGCCTCCCGGCCGGACGGCCGCCGTCCGCGTGGAAACGAACCCCCTGCCGCGCGGCGTCCATCCCTGGCCGGCCATCGACGTCGAGTGGCGCGATCCCTTCGGACTCTTGGCCGCGCAGCGGCGGCTCACTGCGGCGGGCCGCATCGTGGTCGGCCCGCAGCGGCGCCGCGTCCCGCGCGGCTCGGAGACCGCCCGGCGCGTCGGCGCCGCGGCCGGGACGCAACCGCTCGCCGCGCCTCCGGATTTCACGCAGTGGTACGGCATTCGCCCGTTTCGCGACGGCGACGACCGCCGCCTCATCCACTGGCGCACCAGCGCGCGCCGGGGGCGGCCGCACGTGCTGGAGTTCCAGCGCGCCTGGGCGCGCGGCGTGGCGCTGGCGGTGGACCCGGACCCGGACGGGCGGCTGGACGCGTGGGAAGCCGCCATCGACGCCGTGTACTCCTGGGGCGTCTTCGCGCTTGAACGTGGCATGCCGGTTTGGCTCTGGCAACCCCGCGCCGCCACCCAGGAAGCGCCGATGGCCGGCGTCATCGCGATCACCTCGGAGGCCCAGCTGGCGGAGGCGCTCGCGGAGCTGCGCCCTCACAGGGACCCTCGCTTCGTGAGGCGGCTCGCGAGCATCGCGGAGACGGCGCCGCGGCCGGCGCTCGTCATCGTGGGCGCGGCGTCGCTGGTGCCGGCGCGCGCGCGGGAGTGGGCCCGACTCGCGCCGGAGTGGCCGCCGCTGGTCCTCATGACGTTCGACGGCCGCCCCCGGAGTGCCACGAGCGCCTTCACCCACGAGGCGTTCGCGGGCGCGGAGGCGTTCGGCCCCGCGTGGCCGGAGGATGCCGAGAACGCGGGAGAGGAGGCGACCGCGATTGGTTGA
- a CDS encoding MoxR family ATPase — MEGAARLAARIQDAVGRVILDKPEAVRLLVAALFADQHALIEDVPGVGKTTLAKALARAAGCRFSRIQFTPDLLPGDITGTVVHDAERGFHFVPGPLFGQVVLADEINRASPKTQAALLEAMEERQITVDRTTHRLPRPFLVLATKNPLEHEGTFPLPEAQIDRFGLRVTIGYPSTRAERSLIAGEARLTAEALEPVADADAVVRVQAAVRLVHVHEDVAGYMLDLVQATRRHASVQIGASPRAALALRDLARAWAAMEGRDYVRPDDVQALAVPVLAHRLVMKPEAAWQGEAAAAVVAGLVERLPVPAQPRW; from the coding sequence ATTGAAGGGGCCGCCCGGCTGGCGGCGCGCATCCAGGATGCGGTCGGGCGCGTCATCCTGGACAAGCCGGAGGCCGTCCGGTTGCTCGTCGCCGCGTTGTTCGCCGACCAGCACGCGCTGATCGAGGACGTGCCCGGCGTCGGGAAGACCACGCTCGCCAAGGCGCTCGCCCGCGCGGCGGGGTGCCGCTTTTCGCGCATTCAGTTCACGCCCGACCTGCTTCCCGGGGACATCACGGGCACGGTCGTGCACGACGCCGAACGCGGCTTCCACTTCGTGCCGGGTCCGCTGTTCGGCCAGGTCGTGCTCGCGGACGAGATCAACCGCGCCTCCCCGAAGACGCAGGCCGCCCTTCTCGAAGCCATGGAGGAGCGCCAGATCACGGTCGACCGTACCACGCACCGCCTGCCCCGCCCGTTCCTGGTGCTCGCGACGAAGAACCCCCTTGAACACGAGGGCACGTTCCCCCTGCCGGAGGCGCAGATCGACCGGTTCGGCCTGCGCGTGACGATCGGCTACCCGAGCACCCGCGCGGAGCGGTCGCTCATCGCTGGCGAGGCACGCCTCACGGCCGAGGCCCTCGAACCGGTCGCGGACGCCGATGCCGTCGTCCGCGTCCAGGCCGCCGTGCGCCTCGTGCACGTGCACGAGGACGTCGCCGGCTACATGCTGGACCTCGTGCAGGCCACGCGGAGGCACGCGTCCGTGCAGATCGGCGCCAGCCCGCGCGCCGCGCTGGCCCTTCGCGACTTGGCGCGCGCCTGGGCAGCCATGGAGGGGCGCGACTACGTCCGGCCGGACGATGTGCAGGCGCTGGCGGTCCCGGTCCTGGCGCACCGCCTCGTCATGAAGCCCGAAGCGGCCTGGCAGGGCGAAGCGGCGGCCGCCGTCGTCGCCGGGCTCGTGGAGCGGCTGCCCGTGCCCGCCCAGCCGCGGTGGTGA